Proteins encoded together in one Dechloromonas sp. HYN0024 window:
- a CDS encoding Smr/MutS family protein codes for MIDPEDLAAFQAAVADIKPLPPVNRVQLNQPKKFIAPRPADGEKPPPAPRKAQAQALPAHWSATPESDSTLPSVPLAPEQAEFRAAMTGVQPLPPPNLVMHGTRPPPPRPLQHLADEQAALHESLHGPIGLQDRLEGGDEPHYLRHGLAQMVLRDLRRGRWVTQDETDLHGLNRDEARQQLATFLATCLHQGKRCVRVVHGKGLGSPQKTSILRQLVRGWLAQRQEVLAYCQAKPPDGGEGALIVLLRNQK; via the coding sequence TTGATCGACCCGGAAGACCTCGCTGCCTTCCAGGCGGCAGTGGCTGACATCAAGCCGCTGCCGCCGGTCAATCGTGTTCAGCTGAACCAACCGAAAAAGTTCATTGCACCGCGCCCGGCGGACGGCGAAAAGCCACCCCCGGCACCGCGAAAAGCTCAGGCACAGGCACTGCCAGCGCACTGGAGCGCCACACCGGAGAGCGATTCAACGCTACCAAGCGTACCGCTAGCCCCGGAGCAGGCGGAATTCCGTGCCGCCATGACCGGCGTCCAGCCACTCCCGCCACCCAACCTGGTCATGCACGGCACCCGACCGCCCCCACCCCGACCGTTGCAGCATCTCGCTGACGAGCAGGCCGCCCTGCATGAAAGCCTGCACGGGCCGATCGGCCTGCAGGACAGGCTGGAAGGTGGTGACGAGCCGCACTACCTGCGCCATGGACTGGCCCAGATGGTCCTGCGCGATTTGCGGCGGGGACGCTGGGTCACCCAGGATGAAACAGATCTGCACGGACTGAACCGCGACGAAGCGCGGCAGCAACTTGCCACCTTCCTCGCCACCTGCCTGCATCAAGGCAAGCGCTGCGTCCGCGTCGTGCATGGCAAGGGGCTGGGTTCGCCGCAAAAGACCTCAATCCTGCGCCAACTGGTACGCGGCTGGCTGGCGCAGCGCCAGGAGGTATTGGCCTATTGCCAGGCCAAGCCGCCGGATGGCGGCGAAGGCGCGCTGATTGTGCTCTTGCGCAATCAGAAATAA